In Silene latifolia isolate original U9 population chromosome 3, ASM4854445v1, whole genome shotgun sequence, a single window of DNA contains:
- the LOC141646906 gene encoding vascular-related unknown protein 1-like isoform X3, protein MARVSMGYINGRRQSLTCGWSLYIDDSEDSSSIACSSSCSEPQCSAVYNVVSARPPVAKRRKITADFIDHDLEDTASSPVCSSKVEELENLRTKFQGRDDDLSMALANQIGELDYDSCSKEKINTATQIGELMESNLDWKEMSYTKLREKGLCLVPVSMLFNFP, encoded by the exons ATGGCACGTGTTTCAATGGGATATATTAATGGAAGAAGACAGTCTTTGACTTG TGGTTGGTCTTTGTACATTGACGATTCTGAGGATAGCAGTAGCATTGCCTGCAGTAGCTCTTGTTCTGAACCTCAGTGTTCTGCTGTATATAATGTTGTATCAGCTAGGCCACCTGTCGCCAAAAGGCGGAAAATTACAGCGGATTTTATTGATCATGATCTGGAGGATACTGCAAGCTCCCCTGTTTGTAGTTCCAAG GTTGAGGAGTTGGAAAACTTGCGTACGAAATTCCAAGGTAGAGATGATGATTTGAGCATGGCACTGGCAAATCAGATAGGCGAACTTGATTACGATAGCTGTTCTAAG GAAAAAATAAATACCGCAACCCAAATTGGAGAACTGATGGAATCAAATTTGGATTGGAAAGAAATGAGCTATACAAAACTTAGGGAGAAGGGACTTTGTTTGGTTCCTGTTTCTATGTTGTTCAACTTTCCGTGA
- the LOC141646906 gene encoding vascular-related unknown protein 1-like isoform X5, whose translation MNNCQGVLKIDQIFQARPPVAKRRKITADFIDHDLEDTASSPVCSSKVEELENLRTKFQGRDDDLSMALANQIGELDYDSCSKEKINTATQIGELMESNLDWKEMSYTKLREKGLCLVPVSMLFNFP comes from the exons ATGAACAACTGCCAAGGTGTCCTGAAAATTGACCAAATCTTTCAAG CTAGGCCACCTGTCGCCAAAAGGCGGAAAATTACAGCGGATTTTATTGATCATGATCTGGAGGATACTGCAAGCTCCCCTGTTTGTAGTTCCAAG GTTGAGGAGTTGGAAAACTTGCGTACGAAATTCCAAGGTAGAGATGATGATTTGAGCATGGCACTGGCAAATCAGATAGGCGAACTTGATTACGATAGCTGTTCTAAG GAAAAAATAAATACCGCAACCCAAATTGGAGAACTGATGGAATCAAATTTGGATTGGAAAGAAATGAGCTATACAAAACTTAGGGAGAAGGGACTTTGTTTGGTTCCTGTTTCTATGTTGTTCAACTTTCCGTGA
- the LOC141646906 gene encoding vascular-related unknown protein 1-like isoform X4 produces MSVSGMNMFLNVSGMNNCQGVLKIDQIFQARPPVAKRRKITADFIDHDLEDTASSPVCSSKVEELENLRTKFQGRDDDLSMALANQIGELDYDSCSKEKINTATQIGELMESNLDWKEMSYTKLREKGLCLVPVSMLFNFP; encoded by the exons ATGTCAGTTAGTGGAATGAATATGTTTCTGAACGTTTCAGGTATGAACAACTGCCAAGGTGTCCTGAAAATTGACCAAATCTTTCAAG CTAGGCCACCTGTCGCCAAAAGGCGGAAAATTACAGCGGATTTTATTGATCATGATCTGGAGGATACTGCAAGCTCCCCTGTTTGTAGTTCCAAG GTTGAGGAGTTGGAAAACTTGCGTACGAAATTCCAAGGTAGAGATGATGATTTGAGCATGGCACTGGCAAATCAGATAGGCGAACTTGATTACGATAGCTGTTCTAAG GAAAAAATAAATACCGCAACCCAAATTGGAGAACTGATGGAATCAAATTTGGATTGGAAAGAAATGAGCTATACAAAACTTAGGGAGAAGGGACTTTGTTTGGTTCCTGTTTCTATGTTGTTCAACTTTCCGTGA
- the LOC141646906 gene encoding vascular-related unknown protein 1-like isoform X2, with translation MNNCQGVLKIDQIFQDSLSTTNNYSVSKCESSSENSGWSLYIDDSEDSSSIACSSSCSEPQCSAVYNVVSARPPVAKRRKITADFIDHDLEDTASSPVCSSKVEELENLRTKFQGRDDDLSMALANQIGELDYDSCSKEKINTATQIGELMESNLDWKEMSYTKLREKGLCLVPVSMLFNFP, from the exons ATGAACAACTGCCAAGGTGTCCTGAAAATTGACCAAATCTTTCAAG ACTCTTTGAGCACCACAAACAATTACTCGGTTTCTAAATGTGAATCTTCTTCGGAGAACAGTGGTTGGTCTTTGTACATTGACGATTCTGAGGATAGCAGTAGCATTGCCTGCAGTAGCTCTTGTTCTGAACCTCAGTGTTCTGCTGTATATAATGTTGTATCAGCTAGGCCACCTGTCGCCAAAAGGCGGAAAATTACAGCGGATTTTATTGATCATGATCTGGAGGATACTGCAAGCTCCCCTGTTTGTAGTTCCAAG GTTGAGGAGTTGGAAAACTTGCGTACGAAATTCCAAGGTAGAGATGATGATTTGAGCATGGCACTGGCAAATCAGATAGGCGAACTTGATTACGATAGCTGTTCTAAG GAAAAAATAAATACCGCAACCCAAATTGGAGAACTGATGGAATCAAATTTGGATTGGAAAGAAATGAGCTATACAAAACTTAGGGAGAAGGGACTTTGTTTGGTTCCTGTTTCTATGTTGTTCAACTTTCCGTGA
- the LOC141646906 gene encoding uncharacterized protein LOC141646906 isoform X1 codes for MSVSGMNMFLNVSGMNNCQGVLKIDQIFQDSLSTTNNYSVSKCESSSENSGWSLYIDDSEDSSSIACSSSCSEPQCSAVYNVVSARPPVAKRRKITADFIDHDLEDTASSPVCSSKVEELENLRTKFQGRDDDLSMALANQIGELDYDSCSKEKINTATQIGELMESNLDWKEMSYTKLREKGLCLVPVSMLFNFP; via the exons ATGTCAGTTAGTGGAATGAATATGTTTCTGAACGTTTCAGGTATGAACAACTGCCAAGGTGTCCTGAAAATTGACCAAATCTTTCAAG ACTCTTTGAGCACCACAAACAATTACTCGGTTTCTAAATGTGAATCTTCTTCGGAGAACAGTGGTTGGTCTTTGTACATTGACGATTCTGAGGATAGCAGTAGCATTGCCTGCAGTAGCTCTTGTTCTGAACCTCAGTGTTCTGCTGTATATAATGTTGTATCAGCTAGGCCACCTGTCGCCAAAAGGCGGAAAATTACAGCGGATTTTATTGATCATGATCTGGAGGATACTGCAAGCTCCCCTGTTTGTAGTTCCAAG GTTGAGGAGTTGGAAAACTTGCGTACGAAATTCCAAGGTAGAGATGATGATTTGAGCATGGCACTGGCAAATCAGATAGGCGAACTTGATTACGATAGCTGTTCTAAG GAAAAAATAAATACCGCAACCCAAATTGGAGAACTGATGGAATCAAATTTGGATTGGAAAGAAATGAGCTATACAAAACTTAGGGAGAAGGGACTTTGTTTGGTTCCTGTTTCTATGTTGTTCAACTTTCCGTGA